A part of Marinobacter psychrophilus genomic DNA contains:
- a CDS encoding YciK family oxidoreductase — protein MQNYQAPADLLKDRVIMVTGAGSGIGRAAAIAYAAHGATVILVGRTVSKLESVYDEIENAGYPNPAIVPMNFDGAAIKDYEELAMTLEDNFGKLDGLLHNAAVLGDRSPVELYNPEKWAKVMQVNSMSPFLLSRAMIPLLRKSGDASMIFTSSSVGRSARAYWGAYAVSKFAVEGLSQLLADELDDERNNIRVNTLNPGATRTNMRAHAYPAENPQQNRAPEELMPIYLYLMGCDSAGVNGQQLDAQPK, from the coding sequence ATGCAGAATTACCAGGCCCCCGCCGACTTACTAAAAGATCGCGTTATTATGGTCACCGGCGCAGGCAGTGGTATTGGCCGCGCAGCGGCTATCGCTTACGCCGCCCACGGCGCAACGGTGATACTGGTTGGCCGCACCGTGTCTAAACTGGAATCTGTGTACGACGAAATTGAGAACGCCGGTTATCCCAATCCCGCCATAGTTCCCATGAACTTTGATGGCGCCGCCATCAAAGACTACGAAGAACTGGCGATGACCCTGGAAGACAATTTCGGCAAACTCGATGGCCTGCTGCACAACGCCGCGGTTTTGGGCGATCGAAGCCCGGTGGAACTGTACAACCCGGAAAAATGGGCCAAGGTGATGCAGGTCAACAGCATGTCGCCGTTCCTGCTGAGCCGTGCAATGATACCGTTGCTGCGCAAGTCCGGTGATGCATCAATGATCTTTACCTCGTCTAGCGTAGGGCGATCCGCGCGGGCCTACTGGGGTGCCTATGCAGTATCAAAATTTGCGGTGGAAGGGTTAAGTCAACTACTGGCCGACGAGCTCGATGACGAGCGAAATAACATTCGCGTTAACACCCTGAACCCGGGTGCTACCCGCACCAACATGCGAGCACACGCGTACCCGGCGGAAAACCCCCAGCAAAACCGGGCACCGGAAGAATTGATGCCCATTTACCTGTACCTGATGGGATGCGACAGCGCAGGGGTTAACGGACAGCAGCTAGACGCCCAGCCAAAATAA
- a CDS encoding HAD-IA family hydrolase, translated as MKPELTPSAVLFDLDGTLIDTAPDFVRVLNRMRTAYGLAELPVPYIRCMVSNGARGMVRVGFGLEPDDHGYQQKHTEFLDLYEQSMTIDTCLFEGMDSLLRNLEQRAIPWGIVTNKPVRFAAPVVAALGLTERCGTLICPDHVSQRKPHPEPMFLACKEVNVRPQTAIYVGDHKRDIDAGINAGMTTIAVRYGYIEKPEEADLWGSHYTVDSVSELAKLLQ; from the coding sequence GTGAAGCCTGAACTGACTCCCTCAGCAGTGCTGTTTGATTTGGACGGCACCTTGATTGATACCGCGCCGGACTTTGTCCGTGTTCTAAACCGCATGCGCACTGCCTACGGCCTTGCTGAATTGCCGGTGCCGTATATTCGCTGCATGGTATCGAACGGCGCTCGTGGGATGGTTCGTGTAGGATTTGGGCTAGAGCCGGACGATCACGGCTACCAACAGAAACACACCGAATTTCTCGACCTTTACGAACAGAGCATGACCATAGACACCTGCCTGTTCGAAGGTATGGACAGCTTGCTGCGCAATTTGGAGCAGCGGGCTATTCCCTGGGGCATAGTGACCAACAAACCGGTGCGTTTCGCTGCGCCCGTGGTGGCCGCCCTAGGTCTGACGGAACGCTGTGGCACCCTAATCTGCCCAGACCACGTGAGCCAGCGCAAACCTCACCCGGAACCGATGTTTCTGGCCTGCAAAGAAGTGAATGTACGGCCTCAAACAGCTATTTATGTGGGCGACCACAAGCGCGACATAGACGCCGGTATTAACGCTGGCATGACCACCATCGCCGTGCGCTACGGTTATATCGAGAAGCCAGAAGAAGCGGATCTATGGGGTTCCCACTATACCGTCGATAGCGTCAGCGAACTCGCAAAGCTGTTACAATAG
- the ubiG gene encoding bifunctional 2-polyprenyl-6-hydroxyphenol methylase/3-demethylubiquinol 3-O-methyltransferase UbiG: MTTPNSDHPSDSNLNRNVDRNEIAKFEALASRWWDPTSEFKPLHDINPLRLNYIDERVSLPGKKVIDIGCGGGLLSEGMARRGAHVTGIDMGEAPLSVARLHGLESGVQVDYQKITVEELARDPQHVGQYDVVTCLEMLEHVPDPGSVIRACASLLKPGGHLFVSTINRNPKSFLFAIIGAEYVLSLLPKGTHEWKKFIRPSEMSDHLRNVGLDIRELTGMTYNLLTKVYKLGRNVDVNYMMHAKDTREA; the protein is encoded by the coding sequence ATGACTACTCCCAATTCAGATCACCCTTCAGACTCCAACTTGAACCGTAATGTGGATCGTAACGAAATCGCCAAATTTGAAGCACTGGCCAGCCGCTGGTGGGATCCCACCAGCGAATTTAAACCCCTGCATGACATTAACCCGTTGCGCCTGAACTACATCGACGAACGCGTGTCTCTGCCCGGTAAAAAAGTCATCGACATTGGCTGCGGCGGCGGCTTGCTATCAGAAGGCATGGCCCGCCGTGGCGCCCACGTGACCGGTATCGATATGGGCGAAGCACCGCTAAGCGTGGCGCGCCTGCACGGGCTGGAAAGTGGTGTTCAAGTCGACTATCAAAAAATTACCGTGGAAGAACTGGCCCGCGACCCACAGCACGTCGGCCAATACGACGTTGTTACCTGTCTCGAAATGCTTGAGCACGTGCCAGATCCGGGCTCGGTCATTCGCGCTTGCGCCAGCCTGCTAAAACCCGGTGGCCATCTGTTTGTGTCTACCATCAACCGCAACCCGAAATCGTTTCTATTTGCCATTATCGGGGCTGAATACGTGTTGAGCCTGCTGCCCAAAGGCACCCACGAATGGAAAAAGTTCATTCGTCCGTCAGAAATGTCAGACCACCTACGCAATGTCGGCCTGGATATTCGTGAGCTGACCGGAATGACTTATAACCTGTTGACCAAGGTGTACAAGCTTGGCCGCAATGTTGATGTCAATTATATGATGCATGCAAAGGATACCCGTGAAGCCTGA
- a CDS encoding TRZ/ATZ family hydrolase, translating to MTAETIIAADTRINARWVIPIEPADQVWHHHAVIVHSGYIVAVLPQAEADTHYRTRETLDLPHHVLMPGLINLHGHAAMSLFRGVADDLPLMAWLNDHIWPLEGKFVCEQFIADGTQLAMAEMLRTGTTTFSDMYFFPEIAAQCAADAGMRAQICFPLLDFPTCWGSGPEEYLRKGEQLINAWQGDEFIMPAIGPHAPYTASDDTLAGAVALQKKTGVKLQIHLHETALEVQNAEQHSGQRPVSRMAMLGVLGPDTQCVHMTQVDDSDIEHLLHSGAHVVHCPESNMKLASGQCPVQRLGKAGVNVAIGTDGAASNNDLDLFSELRSAAMMAKHLAGDPAALSAHQALRMATLQGAKALGREQDLGSLEAGKCADIIAVDLSDPFLQPVYNPASHLVYSLHGRAVSHSWINGVPQVQNGELTRIDVPDLMLRVADWAERIGRYKAG from the coding sequence ATGACGGCAGAGACTATTATCGCGGCTGATACCCGTATCAACGCCCGCTGGGTGATTCCCATCGAACCGGCGGATCAGGTTTGGCATCACCACGCGGTGATTGTACATAGCGGTTATATTGTTGCAGTATTGCCCCAGGCCGAGGCCGACACTCATTACCGCACCCGCGAAACTCTGGATCTGCCGCATCATGTGCTGATGCCAGGGCTCATCAATTTGCACGGCCATGCCGCCATGTCGCTCTTCCGCGGCGTCGCTGACGACCTGCCTCTAATGGCTTGGCTGAACGACCACATCTGGCCATTGGAAGGCAAATTTGTGTGCGAGCAGTTTATTGCCGATGGCACCCAGTTGGCCATGGCGGAAATGCTGCGCACCGGAACTACCACCTTTTCGGATATGTATTTTTTCCCTGAGATTGCCGCCCAATGCGCCGCTGATGCCGGCATGAGGGCACAAATCTGCTTTCCGCTGTTAGACTTTCCCACCTGCTGGGGCAGTGGTCCGGAAGAATACCTGCGCAAGGGCGAGCAGTTGATCAATGCCTGGCAGGGCGATGAATTCATTATGCCCGCCATAGGCCCCCATGCGCCCTATACCGCTAGCGATGACACACTGGCTGGCGCCGTCGCTTTGCAGAAAAAGACCGGCGTAAAACTACAGATCCATCTACACGAAACCGCGCTAGAAGTGCAAAACGCCGAACAGCACTCAGGTCAGCGCCCAGTCAGCCGAATGGCGATGCTGGGCGTGCTGGGGCCAGACACCCAGTGCGTACACATGACCCAAGTTGATGACAGCGACATCGAACACCTATTGCACAGCGGCGCCCACGTTGTCCACTGCCCGGAATCCAATATGAAACTGGCCAGCGGCCAATGTCCTGTCCAGCGCCTGGGCAAAGCTGGCGTTAATGTCGCCATAGGCACTGACGGCGCTGCCAGCAATAACGACCTAGACTTGTTCAGCGAGCTGCGTAGCGCCGCGATGATGGCCAAACATCTGGCCGGTGACCCTGCCGCGCTTTCAGCTCACCAAGCACTGCGCATGGCCACCTTGCAGGGCGCAAAAGCCTTGGGCCGGGAACAAGATCTGGGTTCACTGGAGGCCGGCAAGTGCGCCGATATCATTGCCGTTGATCTTAGCGACCCGTTTTTGCAGCCAGTATACAATCCTGCTTCGCACCTGGTTTACAGCCTGCACGGTCGTGCTGTCAGCCACAGCTGGATCAACGGAGTGCCACAGGTACAAAATGGCGAACTAACACGCATTGATGTACCCGACCTTATGCTGCGCGTGGCAGACTGGGCTGAACGCATTGGGCGTTATAAAGCCGGTTAA
- a CDS encoding carboxy terminal-processing peptidase, with translation MSIVERLCSQRVARSKHVKALALAISLSVSFGAAASSESLQSYQPVTPTIDQARANILIARQLQFTHFRDLRVSDDLSGDIFDTYLKYLDGQKVYLTQDDLDGFVDIRDHLGSALRTGKLQPGFDIYNLVQKRIIERLHFALNLLDQGVGNLDFGGNDSILLDRSDSDWVANSVRLDELWTKRIKNAVLAQRLNGSDDDTLTDTLRQRYEAQLKRAYQARSEDAFQAYMNAFAGMWDPHTSYFSPRTSENFNINMSLSLEGIGAVLQGDNEYTKVVRLVPGGPAFQQGQLQPADRIVSVTQEGETPVNVIGWRLDEVVDLIRGPRDSVVTLEVIPSGAADETVTKAIAIKRDQVKLEEQSASKKVIELDRNGQSYKVGAITIPTFYADFQAMQAGDRNYKSTTRDVRRLLEELQAEGVEGLVIDLRNNGGGALHEANDLVGLFIDSGPTVQIRNANNDVQILNDEDPDVAFKGPMVVLVNRMSASASEIFAGAIQDYGRGLVVGSQTFGKGTVQAVRPLNHGQLKITQSKFYRVSGGSTQHKGVMPDIEIPSRIDNTLIGEDALDHALPWDQIDAVDHTQYFDFSNIIDELRLRHDKRFDASPEFSLLQQEIDFLKQQRQQNSVSLNMDERQQQHKQIERTRLTIANARRELIGETPFDSMEELDDWQDLQAADLKSNDEETDFVIREGGQIMADMLELDRRTAALPAMGSPLTSKAQTAQASTEL, from the coding sequence ATGTCCATTGTGGAAAGACTTTGCTCACAGCGCGTAGCCCGCAGCAAGCACGTAAAAGCGTTGGCGCTCGCGATTTCGCTTTCCGTGTCTTTCGGGGCCGCCGCCAGCAGCGAGTCGCTCCAAAGCTATCAGCCGGTTACGCCCACCATCGATCAAGCGCGAGCCAACATACTGATTGCAAGGCAACTTCAGTTCACTCATTTTCGCGACTTACGGGTTAGCGATGATTTGTCTGGCGACATCTTCGACACGTATCTGAAATATCTGGACGGTCAGAAGGTCTATTTGACCCAAGACGATCTGGACGGTTTCGTCGATATTCGAGATCACTTGGGTTCGGCCCTGCGCACCGGTAAGTTGCAGCCAGGATTCGACATTTACAATCTAGTGCAAAAACGAATCATCGAGCGTCTGCATTTTGCTCTGAACTTGCTGGACCAAGGCGTTGGCAACTTAGACTTCGGCGGCAACGACAGCATATTGCTAGACCGTTCTGACAGCGACTGGGTTGCTAACAGTGTCCGGCTAGACGAACTATGGACCAAACGCATCAAAAATGCCGTGCTGGCTCAACGCCTGAACGGTAGCGACGACGACACCCTAACAGACACTTTGCGGCAGCGTTACGAAGCCCAGCTCAAGCGCGCTTACCAAGCCCGCAGCGAAGATGCGTTTCAGGCCTACATGAACGCCTTTGCCGGCATGTGGGACCCACACACGTCGTATTTTTCACCGCGCACCTCCGAGAACTTCAACATTAATATGAGCCTTTCGCTGGAAGGTATCGGTGCTGTACTGCAAGGAGACAACGAATACACCAAAGTGGTGCGATTGGTTCCCGGTGGCCCAGCATTTCAGCAAGGTCAGTTGCAACCCGCAGACCGGATTGTATCGGTCACCCAAGAAGGCGAAACGCCTGTCAACGTGATCGGTTGGCGTCTGGATGAAGTGGTCGATCTAATCCGCGGACCGCGTGATTCCGTGGTCACTCTGGAAGTCATTCCGTCTGGCGCGGCCGATGAAACCGTTACCAAAGCCATCGCTATCAAGCGCGATCAGGTCAAGCTGGAAGAACAGAGCGCCAGCAAAAAAGTGATAGAGCTCGATCGCAACGGTCAAAGCTATAAGGTCGGCGCCATCACCATTCCTACCTTTTACGCCGACTTCCAAGCCATGCAGGCCGGCGATCGCAACTACAAAAGCACCACCCGCGATGTGCGCAGACTGTTGGAGGAGCTTCAGGCTGAAGGTGTTGAAGGATTGGTCATTGATCTACGCAACAACGGCGGTGGAGCCCTGCACGAAGCCAACGATCTGGTGGGACTGTTTATAGACAGCGGCCCAACCGTACAAATTCGCAACGCTAATAACGACGTGCAGATTTTAAACGATGAAGACCCGGATGTTGCCTTCAAAGGGCCAATGGTGGTGCTGGTAAACCGAATGAGCGCATCTGCGTCTGAAATTTTTGCCGGCGCCATTCAGGATTATGGCCGCGGCCTGGTCGTAGGCTCTCAAACCTTCGGCAAAGGCACTGTACAAGCAGTGCGGCCGTTGAATCACGGCCAGCTGAAAATCACTCAGTCCAAATTCTACCGGGTTTCCGGCGGCTCAACCCAGCATAAAGGCGTTATGCCCGACATCGAAATTCCGTCGCGCATCGACAACACTCTTATTGGAGAAGATGCGCTGGACCATGCCCTACCCTGGGACCAAATTGACGCAGTTGACCATACCCAATATTTTGACTTTAGCAACATAATTGACGAATTGCGCCTGCGCCACGACAAGCGCTTTGACGCCAGCCCAGAGTTTAGTTTATTACAACAGGAAATCGACTTTCTGAAACAGCAACGCCAGCAGAACTCGGTTAGCCTGAATATGGACGAACGCCAGCAACAGCATAAACAAATCGAACGCACCCGGCTGACCATTGCCAACGCCCGCCGTGAACTGATCGGCGAAACGCCATTCGACTCCATGGAAGAGCTGGACGATTGGCAGGACTTGCAAGCTGCTGACCTGAAATCCAATGATGAAGAAACGGATTTTGTTATCCGCGAAGGCGGCCAAATTATGGCAGACATGCTTGAACTGGACCGCCGCACGGCCGCGCTGCCGGCGATGGGCTCGCCGCTAACGTCCAAAGCACAAACTGCACAGGCGTCAACCGAGCTCTAA
- a CDS encoding DUF349 domain-containing protein: MAALLRRLFKSRTTKLKTPAAAVNKQLQQAEAAKSAKEDRDARIAKQLEAVQGMPAQTKLAELAIGGLTAEVRSRAASDLRDEDLLHDVIRQAKGRDKGVFQIVRQTLQQLRDVQAAQNELEEKRQQLIQQAQDQARSEDNTLYEPRLDTLIKQWKSVEIDASNEQITEFLGATHQCRERIRQGQQQQLQKQQQDEKLDQRKQTLTLLDETLIQLKIDDTREPPTLTALDALLKTQLNRWLEASENTDVSAPEQSRYNTASAALRAYVEAHERLTQVQEQIAKLATNAVPGDGTIDDAELGVETAEQAKALLVILDWPTTFPRPEPIIVLQTLAKQRKKAEPVEQPDLPRQNSLSADLDRLLTELDSALENKQLKPAKQLLKNVQQISKKLDSRHQKPFFARTQLLQGQCNELSDWQGFATTPKQIALCEQMEHLAEQPIDPEAKATHIKELQEEWKNLGGSSDRLLWARFRQASDAAYEPCKAYFAAKSDLKHANLATRQLICQQLQEFVAQADWSNIDWKVTERIHQTARQEWKAAWPVEFRDNRPLQKKFDELLKQLDAKLNDERQRNEALKQAIVTSAEELISAEPLTDAMAQAKELQGHWQAIGITRHREDRKLWQAFRQACDAIFARREQENSRQKQAVMAADEQVTNILERADQALSASTNSDELNAIWTELAIYNPEALSTSTRDRYSDVRQRLHTAKQRQELIARLQQWTGCIQARGQAPIDRTDVPLEWTKFNQLDQPIDFQELAIRTEILADQPSPAADQRKRLEIQVQRLAQSIGAAEQSTSPLTDAEKLVALWCLAPASAAASKELEQRMVNALESLV; the protein is encoded by the coding sequence ATGGCCGCACTTCTTCGCAGATTGTTCAAATCCCGTACAACAAAGCTGAAAACACCCGCAGCGGCGGTCAACAAACAGCTTCAGCAGGCGGAGGCTGCAAAATCTGCAAAAGAGGATCGCGACGCCCGGATTGCGAAGCAGCTCGAAGCCGTACAAGGCATGCCAGCACAAACAAAACTTGCAGAGCTGGCCATTGGCGGATTAACCGCTGAAGTTCGCAGCCGTGCCGCCAGCGACCTGCGCGACGAAGACTTGCTACACGACGTTATCCGCCAGGCGAAAGGCCGGGACAAAGGGGTTTTCCAAATAGTCCGCCAAACGCTTCAACAGCTGCGCGACGTCCAAGCCGCACAGAATGAACTGGAGGAAAAGCGACAGCAGCTGATTCAACAAGCGCAGGACCAAGCCCGCAGTGAAGACAACACCCTGTACGAGCCACGTCTGGACACGCTGATCAAACAGTGGAAAAGCGTAGAGATTGACGCGAGTAACGAGCAGATTACAGAATTTCTGGGCGCTACCCATCAGTGCCGTGAACGCATTCGCCAAGGGCAGCAACAGCAGCTACAAAAACAGCAACAGGATGAAAAACTCGACCAGCGCAAGCAAACCTTGACGCTACTGGACGAAACGCTGATCCAATTAAAAATCGACGACACCCGCGAGCCGCCCACGCTGACAGCTCTGGACGCACTGCTGAAAACCCAGCTCAACCGCTGGCTTGAAGCCAGTGAAAATACCGACGTTAGCGCACCCGAGCAAAGCCGCTACAACACAGCCAGCGCCGCTCTGCGCGCCTATGTAGAAGCACACGAGCGGCTTACGCAGGTGCAAGAACAAATCGCCAAACTGGCGACCAACGCAGTTCCAGGTGACGGAACCATAGATGATGCAGAGCTTGGCGTTGAGACAGCAGAACAGGCCAAAGCCCTGCTCGTCATACTGGACTGGCCAACGACGTTTCCGCGGCCCGAGCCCATCATTGTGTTACAGACGCTGGCTAAACAACGCAAGAAAGCAGAACCGGTCGAACAGCCAGACTTGCCACGTCAGAACAGCCTTTCAGCAGATCTGGACAGGCTCCTTACGGAGCTTGATAGCGCACTCGAGAACAAACAGCTGAAGCCCGCCAAGCAGCTACTAAAAAACGTCCAGCAAATTTCCAAAAAACTCGATTCCCGGCACCAGAAACCATTTTTTGCGCGCACTCAATTGCTACAAGGCCAGTGTAACGAACTCAGCGACTGGCAGGGCTTTGCCACCACACCCAAGCAGATCGCACTGTGCGAACAAATGGAACACCTGGCAGAGCAGCCTATTGATCCAGAAGCCAAGGCGACTCACATCAAAGAGCTGCAAGAAGAATGGAAAAACCTGGGCGGCTCTTCTGACAGGTTGCTATGGGCACGCTTCAGGCAGGCGTCCGATGCCGCCTACGAACCATGCAAAGCTTACTTCGCCGCAAAATCCGATCTAAAGCATGCCAACCTGGCCACACGCCAACTGATCTGCCAACAACTGCAGGAATTTGTAGCTCAGGCCGACTGGTCTAATATTGACTGGAAAGTGACCGAGCGTATTCATCAAACCGCACGCCAGGAATGGAAGGCCGCATGGCCGGTAGAATTCCGCGACAATCGTCCGTTACAAAAAAAGTTCGACGAGTTACTGAAACAGCTGGACGCTAAACTGAACGATGAACGGCAGCGCAACGAAGCTCTAAAGCAGGCCATCGTTACCAGCGCTGAAGAGCTGATCAGCGCCGAACCGCTGACCGACGCCATGGCGCAAGCCAAGGAACTACAAGGCCATTGGCAGGCTATCGGGATTACCCGTCATCGCGAAGACCGCAAACTCTGGCAGGCATTCCGCCAAGCTTGCGACGCCATTTTTGCCCGTCGTGAACAAGAAAATAGCCGCCAAAAGCAAGCCGTTATGGCAGCCGATGAGCAAGTAACCAACATTTTGGAACGCGCCGACCAGGCCCTGAGTGCAAGCACAAACAGCGATGAACTCAACGCCATCTGGACCGAACTGGCCATCTACAATCCAGAAGCGCTGTCTACCAGCACCCGCGACCGCTACAGCGATGTGCGCCAGCGCTTGCACACAGCCAAACAGCGGCAAGAACTGATTGCTCGCCTGCAACAATGGACCGGATGCATTCAGGCCCGCGGCCAAGCTCCTATCGATAGAACCGACGTTCCCTTGGAATGGACAAAGTTTAATCAGCTCGATCAGCCCATCGATTTTCAGGAACTGGCTATCCGTACCGAAATACTCGCCGACCAGCCGTCACCCGCAGCAGACCAGCGTAAACGCTTGGAGATTCAGGTGCAGCGACTGGCACAGAGTATTGGCGCCGCCGAACAATCGACCAGCCCACTCACAGATGCCGAAAAGCTGGTAGCATTATGGTGCTTGGCTCCGGCCTCCGCCGCCGCCTCCAAAGAGCTGGAACAACGCATGGTAAATGCGCTTGAAAGCTTGGTTTAA
- a CDS encoding regulatory protein RecX, with the protein MAKSENDQDDDYKARSVALRLLARREHSRLELTRKLLQRQLSKAVIETVLDDYQEQDWLSDERFAEAYARQRIEAGYGLLRITGELMQRGVSENADTLQTMSSEDWCDQVVRLRRKRFGLLDLRGQLEERLRQMRFLQRRGFTHEQINAALDAVEPA; encoded by the coding sequence ATGGCAAAATCTGAAAATGATCAGGATGACGATTATAAAGCCCGCTCTGTGGCGCTGCGCCTGCTGGCCCGGCGTGAACACAGTCGGCTTGAACTTACTCGTAAGTTGTTGCAGCGTCAGTTGTCAAAAGCGGTTATTGAGACGGTGCTGGATGACTACCAAGAGCAGGATTGGCTGAGCGATGAACGCTTTGCCGAAGCCTATGCGCGGCAGCGTATTGAGGCGGGTTACGGTCTGTTGCGCATAACGGGTGAATTGATGCAACGTGGCGTGTCTGAAAATGCTGACACTCTGCAAACAATGAGCTCGGAAGATTGGTGTGACCAGGTCGTACGACTGCGCCGTAAGCGATTTGGGTTGTTAGATTTGCGCGGCCAGTTGGAGGAACGCTTGCGCCAGATGCGTTTCCTCCAACGCCGTGGATTTACTCATGAACAGATTAATGCTGCGCTGGATGCGGTAGAGCCGGCATGA
- the mltF gene encoding membrane-bound lytic murein transglycosylase MltF gives MLAFTLVLSACSRPTTLQQIKAEGVLHVITRVAPSIYYKGRDGPTGYDYELVQLFAEHLGVELRIRVAEDNTEILSVLAQDFAHIGLAGLSGQKQFQGQMRALATGIEVESVVVYHRDSPKPEALADLAEKTLHIVADSNHEPQLEEARIDVPQLSWQVHPGLDAAGLLARVETGELPYAVVSSNELALNHVFFPDVKEAIPLGPPRELAWLFPAMQDRSLIDAAGQFFGVLAEDGTMEQITERFYGHLDRLNYVGALTFVRHTEKRLPKYESLFRTYADQFAMDWRLLAAIGYQESHWRPRATSPTGVRGLMMLTRSTAKYVGVKNRLSAEQSIRGGAKYLNIVHDQIPDRIEEPDRTWFALASYNVGFGHLEDARILTEQAGRNPDRWLDVKEFLPLLTQKEWYSQTKFGYARGHEPVIYVQNIRRYYDVLVRMTEPAATPDTLLADDSSTPSGNNGEALMAAPEIQAALPEQLTDVPPTL, from the coding sequence ATGCTGGCGTTTACCTTGGTTTTGAGTGCCTGCTCACGGCCAACAACCCTGCAACAAATCAAAGCCGAAGGTGTACTGCATGTCATTACCCGGGTTGCACCCTCAATTTACTACAAAGGTCGCGACGGTCCCACCGGCTATGACTACGAACTGGTGCAGCTATTCGCAGAACACCTGGGCGTAGAGCTTAGGATTCGCGTTGCCGAAGACAACACCGAAATTCTATCTGTGCTGGCCCAAGACTTCGCCCACATAGGGTTAGCGGGGCTATCAGGGCAAAAACAGTTCCAAGGTCAGATGCGGGCACTGGCGACTGGTATAGAAGTAGAGTCAGTGGTGGTGTATCACCGCGATTCTCCCAAGCCCGAAGCTCTTGCCGATTTAGCAGAAAAAACATTGCACATAGTGGCCGACAGCAATCACGAACCACAACTAGAAGAGGCGCGAATTGATGTCCCTCAGTTGTCCTGGCAGGTTCACCCGGGCCTGGATGCCGCCGGTTTACTGGCACGGGTCGAAACCGGTGAGTTGCCATACGCGGTGGTGTCATCCAACGAACTGGCGCTGAACCACGTTTTTTTTCCCGATGTGAAAGAAGCGATACCGCTGGGTCCGCCTCGTGAACTGGCCTGGCTGTTTCCTGCAATGCAGGACCGGTCATTGATTGATGCTGCAGGGCAATTCTTTGGAGTGCTTGCCGAAGACGGCACCATGGAGCAGATCACCGAGCGTTTTTACGGTCATCTGGACCGGCTGAACTACGTTGGCGCGTTAACATTTGTGCGCCACACCGAGAAACGCCTGCCGAAATATGAAAGCTTGTTTCGCACTTACGCCGACCAATTTGCCATGGACTGGAGGCTTCTGGCAGCCATTGGTTATCAAGAATCCCACTGGCGACCTCGAGCAACCTCGCCCACCGGCGTCCGTGGACTGATGATGCTTACTCGCTCAACGGCAAAATACGTGGGCGTCAAGAATCGCCTCAGTGCTGAGCAGAGCATTCGCGGCGGTGCCAAGTATTTAAATATTGTGCATGACCAGATTCCCGACCGTATTGAGGAGCCCGACCGCACTTGGTTTGCTCTGGCTTCTTATAACGTTGGATTTGGCCACTTGGAGGATGCACGCATACTGACCGAACAGGCAGGAAGGAATCCGGATCGCTGGCTGGATGTAAAAGAATTTCTGCCACTGCTGACGCAAAAAGAATGGTACAGCCAAACAAAGTTTGGTTATGCCCGCGGCCACGAGCCAGTGATCTATGTACAGAACATCCGCCGCTACTACGATGTCCTGGTGCGCATGACCGAACCCGCTGCAACACCAGATACCCTTTTAGCCGATGACTCCTCAACACCGTCTGGCAACAATGGCGAGGCACTGATGGCCGCGCCAGAAATTCAAGCCGCTTTACCAGAGCAATTGACTGACGTACCACCTACGCTTTGA